From the Nodularia sp. NIES-3585 genome, one window contains:
- the speY gene encoding deoxyhypusine synthase yields MSKQLGQKISPIPMSTDIGVVDLIDNYFTAYNSARLREICQLMTNDVLKDGVTVGLSLSGAMTPAGFGVSALAPLIRNGFIDWMISTGANLYHDMHYGLGFELFAGNPFLDDVKLRQEGTIRIYDIIFGYDVLLETDAFIRKILQAEPFQKRMGTAEFHHLLGKSVWEVEKQLGVKHSCLLSTAYECGVPIYTSSPGDSSIGMNVAALALEGSKLIIDPSIDVNETAAIAYAARESEGKSAAVILGGGSPKNFLLQTQPQIHEVLGLEERGHDYFIQFTDARPDTGGLSGATPAEAVSWGKIDPDELPSTIVCYTDSTIALPLVTAYVLNQCPPRPLKRLYDKREVMYDKLQKDYLAALAQPSEKIPAAVADMASQEVATYPCGRVIPHHS; encoded by the coding sequence ATGTCAAAACAACTGGGTCAAAAAATCTCACCCATACCCATGTCAACGGATATCGGGGTGGTGGATTTAATTGATAATTACTTCACGGCTTACAACTCAGCCCGTTTGCGGGAAATTTGCCAACTCATGACTAACGACGTGTTAAAAGATGGCGTTACTGTAGGACTGAGCCTTTCCGGTGCGATGACACCAGCCGGCTTTGGAGTTTCCGCTCTAGCACCTTTAATCCGTAACGGTTTTATTGACTGGATGATTAGTACAGGTGCGAATCTTTACCATGATATGCATTACGGCTTGGGTTTTGAACTTTTTGCCGGGAATCCGTTTTTGGATGATGTCAAGCTGCGCCAAGAAGGTACTATCAGAATTTATGACATTATCTTTGGCTATGATGTCCTGCTGGAAACTGATGCTTTTATCCGGAAAATTCTTCAAGCCGAACCATTTCAAAAACGCATGGGAACGGCTGAGTTTCACCATCTCTTAGGTAAGTCTGTTTGGGAAGTAGAAAAGCAGTTGGGAGTTAAGCATTCTTGTTTGTTATCTACGGCTTACGAGTGCGGCGTACCTATTTATACGTCTTCTCCTGGTGATAGTTCCATTGGGATGAATGTAGCAGCTTTAGCTTTGGAAGGTTCCAAGTTAATCATAGATCCTTCAATTGATGTGAATGAGACGGCCGCGATCGCCTATGCTGCGAGAGAATCAGAAGGGAAAAGTGCGGCTGTAATTCTCGGTGGTGGCAGTCCGAAGAACTTTTTGCTACAAACACAACCGCAGATTCACGAGGTCTTAGGGCTAGAAGAACGGGGACACGATTACTTTATCCAGTTTACAGATGCTCGACCTGATACTGGTGGTTTATCAGGGGCAACTCCTGCGGAAGCTGTCAGCTGGGGTAAAATTGACCCGGACGAGTTACCCAGCACAATAGTTTGTTACACCGATAGCACAATTGCTCTACCGTTAGTCACAGCTTATGTTCTCAACCAGTGTCCGCCTCGACCTCTAAAGCGGTTATACGACAAACGAGAAGTCATGTATGATAAATTACAAAAAGACTATTTAGCAGCTTTAGCGCAACCATCGGAGAAAATCCCGGCTGCTGTAGCTGATATGGCATCCCAGGAGGTAGCAACTTATCCCTGCGGTAGAGTGATTCCTCATCATTCTTAA
- a CDS encoding RNA polymerase sigma factor, RpoD/SigA family, translated as MAIVNTKTENHNTKFTADMVRTYLREIGRVPLLTREEEIIFGKQVQQMMMLLDAKQVLVKELDHEPSLSEWAAHVNLPEAEVTQTVAQGKRAKQKMIEANLRLVVAIAKKYQKRNMEFLDLIQEGTLGLERGVEKFDPTRGYKFSTYAYWWIRQAITRAIAQQGRTIRLPIHITEKLNKIKKVQRELAQKFGRSPTPSEIAQELELEPMQIREYLNMARQPVSLDVKVGDNQDTELQEMLEDEGPSPEYYTTQEFLRQDLNNLLAELTPQQRQVLALRFGLEDGNEMSLAKVGERLNLSRERVRQLEHQALAHLRRRRANVKEYVAS; from the coding sequence ATGGCTATTGTTAACACCAAAACTGAAAATCACAATACCAAGTTCACTGCTGATATGGTAAGAACCTATCTGCGGGAAATTGGTCGTGTACCATTGCTAACTCGAGAAGAAGAGATTATTTTTGGTAAGCAGGTACAACAAATGATGATGCTTCTGGATGCTAAACAGGTTTTAGTCAAGGAGCTAGATCATGAACCCAGTTTATCAGAGTGGGCTGCCCATGTTAACCTGCCGGAAGCAGAGGTAACACAGACTGTAGCGCAAGGTAAACGAGCCAAGCAAAAGATGATTGAAGCGAACCTGCGCTTGGTTGTGGCGATCGCGAAGAAATATCAAAAGCGCAACATGGAGTTTTTGGACTTGATCCAAGAAGGAACTCTGGGTTTAGAACGGGGTGTAGAGAAGTTTGATCCCACCAGGGGATATAAGTTTTCCACCTATGCTTACTGGTGGATTCGCCAAGCGATTACTCGCGCGATCGCTCAACAAGGACGCACCATTCGTTTACCGATTCATATCACCGAAAAACTCAACAAAATCAAAAAAGTACAGCGAGAACTGGCTCAAAAGTTTGGGCGATCGCCTACACCTAGCGAAATTGCTCAAGAGTTGGAATTAGAGCCTATGCAGATTCGCGAGTACCTAAACATGGCTCGTCAACCAGTGTCGTTAGATGTGAAAGTCGGCGACAACCAGGATACTGAGTTGCAAGAAATGCTTGAAGATGAAGGCCCATCTCCAGAGTATTACACGACCCAAGAATTCTTGCGTCAAGACCTGAATAATTTGTTGGCAGAACTCACCCCTCAACAGCGACAAGTTTTAGCCCTGCGCTTTGGTTTAGAAGATGGTAACGAAATGTCTTTAGCCAAAGTCGGTGAACGCTTAAATCTTAGCCGTGAGCGCGTCCGCCAACTAGAACATCAGGCTCTGGCTCATTTGCGCCGTCGTCGCGCCAATGTTAAAGAGTACGTTGCTAGCTAA
- a CDS encoding phosphoglycerate kinase has protein sequence MSKKTLANLSAADISGKRALVRVDFNVPLDDKGNITDDTRIRAALPTIKDLMQKGAKVILASHFGRPKGVDDKLRLTPVAKRLSELLGQEVVKTDDCIGDAVTAQVGALQNGQVLILENVRFYKEEEKNDPEFAKKLAANADFYVNDAFGTAHRAHASTEGVTHYLSPSVGGYLIEKELQYLQNAIENPQRPLVAIIGGSKVSSKIGVIETLLEKCDKLIIGGGMIFTFYKARGLSVGKSLVEEDKLELAKTLEAKAKERGVALLLPTDIVSADKFAPDANATTVSIENIPADGMGLDIGPDSIKVFQAALADCKTVIWNGPMGVFEFDKFAAGTEAIAHTLAEISKTGTTTIIGGGDSVAAVEKVGLADQMSHISTGGGASLELLEGKTLPGIAALDEA, from the coding sequence ATGTCCAAAAAAACTTTAGCAAATTTGTCCGCTGCTGATATCTCAGGTAAACGTGCCTTAGTGCGGGTTGACTTTAACGTGCCTCTGGATGACAAAGGTAACATCACAGACGATACTCGCATTCGCGCTGCACTGCCCACCATCAAAGATTTGATGCAAAAGGGAGCTAAGGTAATTTTAGCTAGCCATTTTGGTCGTCCCAAGGGTGTAGATGATAAATTGCGTTTGACCCCAGTTGCTAAACGTCTCTCGGAATTGCTAGGTCAAGAAGTTGTCAAAACTGATGACTGTATCGGCGATGCAGTTACTGCCCAAGTCGGTGCTTTACAAAATGGACAAGTTCTGATTTTAGAAAATGTCCGTTTTTACAAAGAAGAAGAGAAGAACGACCCAGAATTTGCGAAGAAACTGGCAGCTAATGCTGATTTTTATGTAAATGATGCTTTTGGGACTGCACACCGCGCCCATGCTTCTACCGAAGGTGTAACTCATTATTTGAGTCCTTCTGTGGGTGGATATTTGATTGAGAAGGAATTGCAGTATCTGCAAAACGCCATTGAAAATCCCCAACGTCCTTTGGTAGCGATTATTGGCGGTTCCAAAGTTTCCAGCAAAATCGGTGTGATTGAAACTCTACTAGAGAAGTGCGACAAACTGATCATTGGCGGTGGGATGATTTTCACCTTCTATAAAGCCCGTGGTTTGAGTGTTGGTAAGTCTTTGGTGGAAGAAGACAAGCTAGAACTAGCTAAGACTTTGGAAGCTAAAGCCAAGGAACGTGGCGTGGCTTTACTGCTACCCACAGATATTGTCTCAGCCGATAAGTTTGCCCCCGATGCCAATGCGACAACTGTCAGCATTGAAAATATTCCTGCTGATGGCATGGGTTTGGACATTGGCCCCGATTCAATCAAAGTCTTTCAAGCAGCTTTGGCTGATTGCAAAACCGTGATTTGGAACGGCCCAATGGGTGTGTTTGAGTTTGATAAATTTGCCGCCGGGACTGAAGCGATCGCTCATACTCTGGCGGAAATTAGCAAAACTGGGACAACCACGATCATCGGTGGTGGTGACTCCGTGGCGGCTGTGGAAAAGGTTGGTTTAGCTGACCAAATGAGCCATATCTCTACAGGTGGTGGCGCTAGTTTGGAGTTGCTTGAAGGTAAGACATTACCTGGAATTGCCGCTTTAGATGAAGCGTAA
- the cobO gene encoding cob(I)yrinic acid a,c-diamide adenosyltransferase → MKSDTPFELNSDREIERLIDEVMSSTLTDLTDEQYRKKMQRRKEVQDQRIAQAVPEKGLIIVNTGNGKGKTTAALGMVLRSLGHGYKVAIVQFIKGSWEPSEKQVFSLWEDQIEFHAMGEGFTWETQDRDRDLDKASAAWAKSLEYIRNPDFQLVLLDEINIALKMAYLQVDEVLAGLAQKPPNKHVILTGRGAPAALIERADLVTEMTLIKHPFRDQGVKAQPGIEF, encoded by the coding sequence ATGAAAAGTGATACACCATTCGAGTTAAACTCAGATAGAGAAATTGAACGCTTAATAGACGAAGTGATGTCCTCAACCCTAACTGACCTAACTGATGAACAATACCGCAAAAAAATGCAGCGGCGCAAAGAAGTACAGGATCAGCGGATAGCGCAGGCTGTACCAGAAAAAGGGTTAATTATAGTCAATACTGGTAACGGTAAAGGTAAGACGACTGCGGCCTTGGGAATGGTGTTGCGATCGCTTGGTCATGGCTATAAAGTAGCTATTGTGCAGTTCATCAAAGGTTCTTGGGAACCATCAGAAAAACAAGTTTTCAGTCTTTGGGAAGACCAGATCGAATTTCACGCTATGGGTGAAGGCTTTACCTGGGAAACTCAAGACCGCGATCGCGACCTCGATAAAGCCAGCGCTGCTTGGGCGAAATCATTAGAATATATCCGCAATCCAGACTTCCAGCTAGTACTGTTGGATGAAATCAACATCGCCCTGAAAATGGCCTATTTACAAGTAGATGAAGTTTTAGCAGGTTTGGCACAAAAACCACCTAATAAGCACGTAATTCTCACAGGTAGAGGCGCACCAGCTGCTTTAATCGAGAGAGCAGATTTGGTTACCGAAATGACTCTGATCAAACATCCTTTCCGGGATCAAGGTGTGAAGGCGCAACCAGGGATTGAGTTTTAA
- a CDS encoding universal stress protein has protein sequence MFKTVLFPIDQSREAREAADVVTNVVQQYGSRLVLLSVVEEPPTDAQNPEPMMSSEVVSKLLENAQALFSQQGIQAEILERQGKPAFTICDVADDIGADLIIMGCRGLGLTEEGAGDSVTTRVINLSPCPVLIVP, from the coding sequence ATGTTCAAAACAGTGCTATTTCCAATTGATCAAAGCCGGGAAGCGCGGGAAGCTGCGGATGTAGTTACCAACGTTGTACAGCAGTATGGCAGTCGCTTGGTGCTGCTGTCTGTGGTGGAAGAACCGCCCACAGATGCACAGAATCCAGAGCCAATGATGTCGTCAGAAGTTGTGTCTAAATTGCTGGAAAATGCCCAAGCTTTGTTTTCACAGCAAGGAATTCAAGCCGAGATTCTGGAAAGACAGGGTAAACCAGCGTTTACTATCTGCGATGTTGCTGACGACATTGGGGCAGATTTAATTATCATGGGCTGTAGAGGTTTAGGTTTGACTGAAGAGGGCGCAGGTGATAGCGTTACCACCCGTGTAATTAATCTTTCACCTTGTCCAGTACTGATTGTGCCTTAA
- a CDS encoding AbgT family transporter gives MNPQKSQKFAWLGKALAFIEYVGNKLPDPLTLFVLLSLMVIVVSAIASAQNLSVVHPGNGETIVAVSLLTPEGIRRIFTSAVKNFTDFPPLGSVLVAMLGVGVAEYTGLLSAVLRKIVLIAPSKFICPVVVFAGIMANLAADAGYVVLVPLGAIIFLAFRRHPLAGLAAAFAGVSGGFSANLLISSLDPLLAGLTQSAVELINPDYQVNATANYYFMAVSTFLITAIGWFVTEKIVEPRLGNYVGEVDFQMSQLSASENKGLRWAGYALLAFIVFLMVMVLPPQGILRHPETFTIIPSPFLDSIVFIIALAFLIPGIFYGKVAGTIQNDKDVAKALSNSMSAMGYYIVLAFIAAQFIAYFSWSNLGAIMSINGADFLKSTGITGAPLLILFILVSMLLNLFVGSASAKWAIMAPVFVPMFMLMGYSPELTQAAYRIGDSTTNIVTPLMPYFPLVVAFGQKYDQDLGIGTLIAMMLPYAIAFLFGWSILLIIWFILGLPLGPGALMRI, from the coding sequence ATGAATCCTCAAAAAAGTCAAAAATTTGCTTGGTTGGGAAAAGCTTTAGCCTTCATTGAGTATGTGGGGAATAAACTCCCCGACCCACTGACACTATTTGTCCTATTATCCTTAATGGTAATTGTAGTCAGTGCGATCGCATCTGCTCAAAATCTCTCTGTCGTCCATCCTGGAAACGGTGAAACCATTGTTGCGGTATCCTTACTTACTCCTGAAGGTATCCGCCGCATTTTCACCTCGGCTGTGAAAAACTTTACCGACTTTCCCCCTCTGGGTTCTGTGCTGGTGGCCATGTTGGGGGTAGGAGTTGCCGAATACACTGGTTTGCTTTCAGCAGTATTACGGAAAATAGTCTTAATTGCCCCTAGTAAATTTATTTGTCCCGTAGTTGTATTTGCTGGTATCATGGCAAACCTCGCTGCTGATGCAGGTTATGTGGTACTTGTACCCCTGGGAGCAATTATCTTTTTAGCCTTTCGACGGCATCCTTTGGCTGGTTTAGCTGCGGCTTTTGCTGGCGTTTCTGGTGGTTTTAGTGCGAATTTACTGATTAGTTCCCTTGACCCGTTGCTGGCGGGATTAACCCAAAGTGCAGTCGAATTAATTAATCCTGATTACCAAGTGAATGCCACTGCCAATTACTATTTTATGGCAGTTTCGACCTTTTTAATTACTGCAATTGGTTGGTTTGTCACCGAAAAAATTGTTGAACCAAGATTGGGTAATTATGTTGGAGAAGTTGATTTCCAAATGTCACAACTCAGTGCATCTGAAAATAAAGGTTTACGCTGGGCTGGTTATGCTTTATTAGCATTTATCGTTTTTTTAATGGTCATGGTTTTACCACCACAAGGAATTTTACGACATCCAGAAACTTTCACAATCATTCCTTCACCTTTTCTGGATAGTATTGTGTTTATCATTGCCTTAGCTTTCCTGATTCCGGGAATTTTTTATGGCAAAGTTGCCGGAACTATTCAAAATGATAAAGATGTTGCTAAAGCCTTAAGTAATTCAATGAGTGCTATGGGATATTATATCGTTTTAGCATTCATTGCTGCCCAATTTATTGCCTATTTTAGTTGGAGTAATTTGGGGGCGATTATGTCGATAAATGGGGCGGACTTTCTCAAGTCAACAGGTATTACTGGCGCACCATTACTGATATTATTTATTTTAGTAAGTATGCTGCTGAATCTATTTGTGGGTTCGGCTTCGGCGAAGTGGGCAATTATGGCTCCTGTGTTTGTGCCAATGTTTATGTTAATGGGTTATTCTCCAGAGTTAACTCAAGCCGCATATCGCATTGGTGATTCGACAACTAATATTGTTACGCCGTTGATGCCTTATTTTCCTTTGGTGGTGGCTTTTGGTCAGAAATACGATCAGGATTTAGGCATTGGGACGTTGATAGCTATGATGTTACCTTATGCGATCGCCTTTTTGTTCGGGTGGTCTATTCTATTAATTATCTGGTTTATTTTGGGTTTACCTCTTGGCCCTGGGGCTTTGATGCGGATTTAA
- a CDS encoding ABC transporter ATP-binding protein: MSETVLEVRNLQVEFSSDGSSVKAVDDISFEINRGETLGIVGESGSGKSVTALAVMGLLQSPGKISGGKVWFRPQANSKGINLVELPPAQMQLHRGGDIAMIFQEPMSSLNPVFTIGFQMAEAIMQHQNVSETEAKRIAIALLQEVKLLPSDEIIQQQCLETSHHPDGLKLARLVKQHKAAILERYPHQLSGGQLQRVMIAMAISCNPLLLIADEPTTALDVTVQATIIDLLAELQHSRDMSMIFITHDLGLISEIADQVAVMYKGQIVEYGAAEQIFNSPQHPYTKGLIACRPTLNRRPHKLLTVSDYMSVEETPNSQEVIQAKEPQRPPEISLEEISQRWDNLNAKSPLLEVRDLQVGFPIRGVFGITKRYNMAVNHVSFNVKPGETLGLVGESGCGKTTLGRSLLRLIEPMGGEIIFEGQNITSLKGEALQKLRREMQIVFQNPFSSLDPRMKIGDAVMEPLIIHSVGKTKGKRRERVVELLERVGLNADAMHRYPHQFSGGQRQRVCIARTLALNPKFIICDESVSALDVSVQAQVLNLLKELQEEFQLTYIFISHDLSVVKFMSDRILVMNRGQIVEQGTAESIYLEPQEEYTQQLIAAIPTGSAERVRSRHLRTK, translated from the coding sequence ATGAGTGAAACAGTCCTAGAGGTTCGTAATCTACAAGTTGAATTTTCCAGTGATGGTAGCAGTGTCAAAGCTGTGGATGATATATCCTTTGAGATTAATCGCGGTGAAACTCTAGGAATAGTGGGGGAATCGGGTAGTGGTAAGTCGGTGACAGCATTGGCTGTGATGGGGTTGTTGCAAAGTCCGGGTAAGATTAGCGGTGGTAAGGTTTGGTTTCGTCCCCAGGCTAATAGTAAAGGCATTAATTTGGTAGAATTACCTCCTGCACAAATGCAGCTACACCGAGGCGGCGATATCGCCATGATTTTTCAAGAACCAATGAGTTCGCTAAATCCGGTGTTTACTATTGGGTTTCAGATGGCTGAAGCGATTATGCAGCATCAGAATGTCTCGGAAACCGAAGCTAAACGCATTGCGATCGCGCTCTTGCAAGAAGTTAAGCTTTTACCTAGTGATGAGATCATACAACAGCAGTGTCTGGAAACTTCACATCATCCAGATGGATTAAAGTTGGCTAGGTTAGTCAAGCAGCACAAAGCAGCTATCCTCGAACGTTACCCGCATCAACTTTCTGGAGGTCAGCTACAACGGGTGATGATTGCAATGGCGATTTCTTGTAACCCTTTGTTGTTGATTGCTGATGAACCAACGACGGCTTTAGATGTGACGGTACAAGCAACAATTATTGATTTGTTGGCAGAATTGCAGCACAGCCGTGATATGTCGATGATTTTTATTACCCACGACTTGGGACTGATTTCGGAAATTGCTGACCAAGTAGCGGTAATGTACAAAGGCCAAATTGTCGAATACGGTGCAGCCGAACAAATTTTTAATAGTCCTCAACATCCCTATACTAAGGGCTTAATAGCTTGTCGCCCCACACTTAACCGTCGTCCTCATAAACTGCTTACCGTTTCTGACTATATGAGTGTGGAAGAAACTCCAAATAGTCAGGAAGTAATTCAGGCGAAAGAACCCCAACGTCCTCCAGAAATCAGCCTTGAAGAAATATCTCAACGATGGGACAACCTCAATGCTAAATCACCATTGTTAGAAGTTCGTGACCTCCAGGTGGGTTTTCCTATCAGGGGTGTATTTGGGATCACAAAACGCTACAACATGGCGGTGAATCATGTTTCTTTTAATGTCAAGCCAGGAGAAACACTCGGTTTGGTGGGAGAATCTGGTTGTGGTAAAACTACCCTGGGTAGAAGTTTGCTGCGCTTAATTGAACCAATGGGTGGGGAAATTATTTTCGAGGGTCAAAATATTACTAGCCTCAAAGGCGAAGCGTTGCAGAAGTTGCGGCGAGAAATGCAAATTGTTTTCCAAAATCCCTTTAGTTCTCTAGACCCCCGGATGAAAATTGGGGATGCAGTTATGGAACCGTTGATAATTCACTCTGTGGGAAAAACAAAGGGAAAACGCCGAGAACGTGTAGTGGAACTTTTAGAACGGGTGGGTTTAAACGCAGATGCAATGCACCGCTATCCCCATCAGTTTTCTGGTGGTCAACGTCAACGGGTTTGTATTGCGCGGACTTTGGCTTTAAATCCCAAGTTTATTATCTGCGATGAGTCGGTTTCGGCGTTGGATGTGTCTGTACAGGCGCAGGTATTAAATCTGTTGAAGGAATTGCAAGAGGAATTTCAACTGACTTATATCTTCATTTCTCACGATTTAAGTGTAGTCAAATTTATGAGCGATCGCATTTTAGTCATGAATCGTGGTCAAATTGTAGAACAAGGAACAGCCGAAAGTATTTACCTAGAACCCCAGGAAGAATATACACAACAATTAATTGCTGCCATTCCTACTGGTAGTGCTGAACGGGTACGCAGTCGCCACTTACGGACAAAATGA
- a CDS encoding DUF4089 domain-containing protein, which produces MKNKKFDVDTYVDQMSLLLNLQLTDEYRNGVVANFAKIQAIAQVINEFPLPEEIEAAPVFEA; this is translated from the coding sequence ATGAAAAATAAAAAGTTTGATGTGGATACCTATGTTGATCAAATGTCTCTATTGTTGAATTTACAGCTAACAGATGAATATCGAAATGGTGTGGTGGCAAATTTTGCAAAAATTCAAGCGATCGCACAAGTTATTAATGAGTTTCCCTTACCGGAAGAAATTGAAGCTGCACCAGTATTTGAGGCATAA
- a CDS encoding HNH endonuclease, whose product MANMSPASKRSKRQQLLKMYGNCCCWCRKQMTKSETTIEHLIPKSRGGSNSISNLRLACFTCNNSRGNSLLPPGIRNSAFELTNRTYQ is encoded by the coding sequence ATGGCTAATATGTCTCCAGCCTCGAAGCGTAGCAAGAGACAACAGTTATTAAAAATGTATGGAAATTGCTGTTGCTGGTGTCGTAAGCAAATGACTAAATCGGAAACAACTATTGAACACTTAATTCCTAAAAGCCGAGGCGGATCTAATAGTATCTCAAATCTGCGGTTGGCTTGTTTCACTTGCAATAATTCCCGTGGAAATAGTCTGTTACCACCAGGGATCAGAAATTCGGCTTTTGAGCTTACAAATAGAACTTACCAATAG
- a CDS encoding DUF1822 family protein has protein sequence MNSTISPLLMIPLDLEIHSRARNLAAQQSTVEKGKRVYLNALAVYAVHCYLKWLQIPTDLTNSDCWNPVTAALSNVANLVIPNVGTLECCPVLPTETVILLPSNIENRIGYVAIQFQESLDSVQLLGFAPAFDEVNPPAQLAVSELQPIESLLEQVTRLEEAIAFLQTDDSVAVQVRSILENKSVSEIAAQFEHLYRTGDEFEWRYAGGEILAVDAMAVGATREIIEQDDSELQDLAEMLMEKLAEIWGDAA, from the coding sequence ATGAATAGCACAATTTCCCCATTGTTAATGATTCCTCTAGATTTAGAGATTCATTCTAGAGCCAGAAATTTAGCTGCTCAACAAAGCACTGTTGAAAAAGGGAAAAGAGTTTACCTAAATGCGTTAGCAGTTTACGCAGTCCACTGTTATTTAAAATGGTTACAAATACCAACAGATTTAACAAATTCAGATTGCTGGAATCCAGTAACAGCAGCTTTATCAAATGTAGCTAATTTGGTAATTCCCAATGTGGGAACATTAGAATGTTGTCCAGTTTTACCCACAGAAACTGTGATTTTATTACCGAGTAATATAGAAAATCGCATTGGCTATGTAGCTATACAGTTTCAGGAAAGCTTAGACTCAGTGCAGCTATTAGGATTTGCACCAGCCTTTGATGAAGTGAATCCACCTGCTCAGTTAGCAGTGTCAGAACTTCAGCCGATTGAGTCTCTCCTAGAGCAAGTTACTCGTTTAGAAGAAGCGATCGCTTTTCTGCAAACTGATGACTCGGTAGCAGTACAAGTCCGTTCTATATTAGAAAATAAATCTGTATCAGAAATTGCCGCACAATTTGAGCATCTGTACCGAACTGGTGATGAATTTGAGTGGCGATATGCTGGGGGTGAAATATTAGCGGTTGATGCTATGGCTGTTGGTGCTACTCGTGAAATTATTGAGCAAGATGATAGTGAGTTACAAGATTTAGCCGAAATGCTAATGGAGAAGTTAGCAGAAATTTGGGGAGATGCTGCGTAA
- a CDS encoding polysaccharide pyruvyl transferase family protein, which produces MKLFYYRENNFGDKLNPWLWEKLIPGVIDNDATTSFVAIGTLINDGLPIKTKNSRVRVIFGTGVGYGKGLPQLDESYKIYCLRGPLSAQALGVSEKLALTDGAVLIRNLFDNYNHKKVYKFAYMPHYELAGENWSLVCESLGFGYIDPRWSIEKVLSCISETEVLLAEAMHGAIIADALRVPWVPIITNPTILQFKWQDWCQSVGVKYKPSYIKRLHHPSKKRDILSPVRLARDWLRQQESKSQFIQITKTVKATLSTDARIESLTQEMNEKLEEFKKDFAQGIYS; this is translated from the coding sequence ATGAAGCTTTTTTACTACCGAGAAAATAATTTTGGTGATAAACTTAATCCTTGGCTATGGGAAAAGTTAATCCCAGGTGTAATAGATAATGACGCAACAACTAGCTTTGTTGCCATAGGTACTCTGATTAATGATGGATTACCTATTAAAACAAAAAATTCTCGCGTGAGAGTGATATTTGGGACAGGTGTAGGTTATGGAAAAGGATTACCACAACTAGATGAATCTTATAAAATTTATTGTCTTCGTGGTCCGCTATCAGCCCAAGCTTTAGGTGTTTCAGAGAAATTAGCACTCACAGATGGCGCTGTACTAATTAGAAACTTATTTGATAATTATAACCATAAGAAAGTATACAAATTTGCTTATATGCCTCATTATGAGCTAGCTGGAGAAAATTGGAGTTTAGTCTGCGAAAGTCTGGGATTTGGATATATCGATCCACGCTGGTCAATAGAAAAAGTTTTATCATGTATTAGCGAAACAGAAGTCTTATTGGCAGAGGCTATGCATGGTGCTATTATTGCTGATGCACTGCGTGTACCCTGGGTTCCAATCATTACTAACCCTACTATTCTGCAATTTAAGTGGCAAGACTGGTGTCAGTCTGTAGGTGTAAAATATAAACCATCATATATAAAACGGTTACATCATCCTAGTAAAAAACGAGATATCTTATCTCCAGTTCGTTTAGCTCGTGATTGGCTAAGACAACAAGAATCTAAATCGCAATTCATTCAAATTACTAAGACTGTCAAGGCGACTTTAAGTACTGATGCACGTATAGAAAGTTTAACTCAAGAAATGAACGAAAAACTGGAGGAATTTAAAAAAGATTTTGCCCAAGGAATATATTCTTAA
- a CDS encoding lipocalin-like domain-containing protein, with translation MNKSNFAGTWKLVSWESKSTDGQIIHPFGENPIGYITYSESGYMSATIMKTHRPNIEVSLADLMNARKIFLKPWLLVTAGKYVKAMIRYLQASANYVSYSGKYEIQAETVIHDVDVSLIPDWIGIKLERKFQFIGDRLVLVTPPVGGSPQTLTWERV, from the coding sequence ATGAACAAAAGCAATTTTGCCGGAACTTGGAAACTAGTATCTTGGGAAAGTAAATCGACAGATGGGCAAATTATTCACCCATTTGGGGAAAATCCTATTGGTTATATTACATACAGCGAATCAGGTTATATGTCTGCAACAATTATGAAAACCCATCGCCCGAATATTGAGGTTTCCTTAGCAGACCTGATGAATGCTAGAAAAATATTCTTAAAACCCTGGCTTTTAGTAACTGCCGGGAAGTATGTTAAAGCAATGATCAGATATCTTCAAGCATCTGCCAACTACGTTTCTTATAGTGGTAAATATGAAATACAAGCAGAAACAGTGATTCATGATGTTGACGTTAGCCTCATACCTGATTGGATTGGAATCAAGCTAGAACGTAAATTCCAATTCATCGGCGATAGGCTGGTATTAGTTACCCCGCCTGTCGGTGGAAGCCCTCAAACTTTAACCTGGGAGCGCGTCTAA